From the genome of Symphalangus syndactylus isolate Jambi chromosome 5, NHGRI_mSymSyn1-v2.1_pri, whole genome shotgun sequence, one region includes:
- the UBAP1L gene encoding ubiquitin-associated protein 1-like, with translation MNALDGVPFKLPKGFVIGTEPLPGPELSIPACGEVLLGSMYDFSLERTALFWVEAAGQGPSPYQCGDPGTASAPPAWLLLVSPEHGLAPAPTTIRDPEAGHQERPEEEGEDEAEASSGSEEEPAPSSLQPGSPASPGPGRRLCSLDVLRGVRSELAGARRRLSEGKLVARPRALLHGLRGHRALSLCPSPAPSPRSASPPGPAPQHPAAPASPPRPSTAGAIPPLRSNKPTVASLSPYTCLPPLGGAPQPLNPHKSHPDPAADLLSALSQEEQDLIGPVVALGYPLRRAIIALQKTGRQSLSQFLSYLSACDRLLRQGYEEGLVDEAMEMFQFSESQAGEFLRLWEQFSDMGFQQDRIKEVLLVHGNRREQALEELVACAQ, from the exons ATGAATGCCCTCGATGGTGTTCCCTTCAAGTTGCCCAAGGGCTTTGTGATAGGCACAGAGCCTCTCCCTGGGCCAGAACTCAGCATCCCAGCCTGCGGGGAGGTTCTGCTGGGTTCTATG TACGACTTCAGCCTGGAGAGGACGGCACTCTTCTGGGTGGAGGCCGCCGGCCAGGGACCCAGCCCGTACCAGTGCGGTGACCCGGGGACAGCGTCAGCCCCTCCAGCCTGGCTCTTGCTAGTCAGCCCCGAACATGGGCTGGCGCCTGCGCCTACCACAATCAGAGACCCAGAGGCCGGACACCAGGAAAGGCcggaggaggagggtgaggacgAGGCAGAAGCCTCCTCTGGCAGCGAGGAAGAGCCGGCCCCCAGCAGCCTCCAACCGGGTTCCCCAGCGAGCCCCGGCCCGGGCCGTCGCCTGTGCTCGCTGGACGTGCTGCGCGGCGTGCGGTCGGAGCTGGCAGGAGCGCGGCGGCGGCTCTCCGAGGGGAAGCTGGTTGCCCGGCCCCGCGCCCTCCTGCACGGCCTCCGCGGCCACCGCGCGCTAAGCCTGTGCCCAAGCCCCGCGCCGTCCCCCAGGTCCGCATCACCCCCGGGGCCCGCGCCCCAGCACCCCGCTGCCCCCGCGTCGCCCCCGCGGCCCTCCACGGCAGGCGCCATCCCCCCGCTGCGGAGCAACAAGCCCACGGTCGCG TCCCTCAGCCCGTACACCTGTCTGCCACCTCTTGGGGGGGCACCCCAGCCTCTCAACCCCCACAAGTCACACCCTGATCCTGCGGCTGACCTGCTGTCTGCCCTGAGCCAGGAGGAGCAAGACCTCATTGGGCCAGTGGTCGCCCTGGGATATCCCCTGCGAAGGGCCATCATAGCTCTGCAGAAGACAGGGAGGCAGAGCCTGAGCCAG TTTCTCAGCTACCTCAGTGCCTGTGACCGCCTGTTACGTCAGGGATATGAGGAAGGCCTGGTGGACGAGGCCATGGAGATGTTCCAGTTCTCTGAGAGCCAG GCAGGGGAGTTCCTGCGCCTCTGGGAGCAGTTCAGTGACATGGGCTTCCAGCAGGACCGGATCAAAGAGGTGCTGCTGGTCCATGGCAACCGCCGAGAGCAAGCCCTGGAGGAGCTGGTGGCCTGTGCCCAGTGA